In the Quercus lobata isolate SW786 chromosome 5, ValleyOak3.0 Primary Assembly, whole genome shotgun sequence genome, one interval contains:
- the LOC115993138 gene encoding putative pentatricopeptide repeat-containing protein At1g12700, mitochondrial → MIRRSAALFTTPLTSNFTGTGTAFLLFTNNDCVISSIIQFHSRASPNVKIDVNPSRPSRILELEKLLRDSGGGGIGNINDALIVFDKMLQRRPMPSIMCFNQLLGVIAKMNHYSTVISLSKQMGTLDIMPDVSTLSIMINCFIQLNQMGCGFSVFGKLMKLGFEPNAKTMTTLIKGLCKMENTSGAIQLLRKMEGMCKPDVVTFNTIIDSFCKDGLITEALNLFSEMINKGIPPNVVTYSSLIHGACNLGQWKDATRLLNEMVSKKIEPNVQTYTILVNAYCKEGLVEEAQDVVEVMIKRGLQPNIVTYCALMDGYCLRNQLDMAFEVFNAMMSKGFAPNVFSYSILINGYCKSKKIDEAMNLFRQMLLKGLIPNTVTFTTLIGGLFHVGKPRIAKELFQKMQACRVIPDIQTCAVLLDGLCKNQRLAEAMALFQQMEKCKLHLNNVIYNILIENLCKAGQFKSARELFHSLSNKGLQPDVKTYTIMIRGLFSEGLTSEVNKLLKVMEENGCSPNDFTYNTIIRGLIGNNEMSRAIQVFHEMVERGFSADASTAELLVDLLADGKLDLDSLPSIQKLL, encoded by the coding sequence ATGATCCGGAGAAGTGCTGCTTTATTTACAACTCCTCTTACTTCTAATTTTACAGGCACGGGTACGGCTTTTCTTCTCTTCACTAATAATGATTGTGTGATAAGTAGCATTATTCAATTCCATAGTCGAGCTTCCCCTAACGTCAAAATAGATGTAAATCCAAGCAGACCTAGTAGAATTTTAGAGCTGGAAAAGCTTCTGAGAgatagtggtggtggtgggattGGTAACATTAATGATGCACTCATTGTGTTCGATAAAATGCTTCAACGGCGACCCATGCCTTCTATTATGTGTTTCAATCAACTCTTAGGTGTGATTGCCAAAATGAACCATTATTCAACCGTTATTTCTTTGTCTAAACAAATGGGTACGTTAGATATTATGCCTGATGTTAGTACTCTCAGTATTATGATCAATTGTTTCATCCAATTGAATCAAATGGGATGTGGGTTTTCTGTTTTTGGGAAATTGATGAAGCTTGGTTTTGAGCCGAATGCAAAAACTATGACCACTTTGATTAAGGGGCTATGCAAGATGGAGAACACTAGTGGGGCTATTCAGTTACTTAGGAAGATGGAAGGAATGTGTAAGCCTGACGTAGTGACATTTAACACGATAATCGATAGCTTTTGTAAGGATGGCTTAATTACAGAGGCTTTGAATCTTTTCTCAGAAATGATTAATAAAGGCATTCCACCAAATGTTGTCACTTACAGCTCCTTAATACATGGAGCGTGCAATTTAGGCCAATGGAAAGATGCTACAAGATTGTTAAATGAgatggtgagtaaaaaaattgaaccaaatgTACAAACTTATACCATATTGGTCAATGCGTATTGTAAAGAAGGATTGGTTGAAGAAGCACAAGATGTGGTTGAAGTGATGATTAAAAGAGGTTTACAACCTAATATAGTTACTTACTGTGCACTTATGGATGGATATTGTTTGAGAAACCAGTTGGATATGGCTTTTGAAGTATTTAATGCAATGATGAGCAAGGGATTTGCACCTAATGTCTTTAGTTATAGCATTTTGATCAATGGATATTGTAAGAGTAAAAAGATAGATGAAGCCATGAATCTCTTTCGACAGATGCTTCTTAAAGGATTGATTCCTAATACTGTTACTTTCACCACTCTTATAGGTGGCTTGTTTCATGTTGGGAAACCTCGGATTGCAAAGGAACTCTTTCAAAAGATGCAAGCCTGTAGAGTAATTCCTGATATCCAGACTTGTGCTGTTTTGTTGGATGGCCTATGCAAAAACCAACGACTTGCTGAGGCAATGGCATTGTTTCAACAAATGGAAAAATGCAAGTTGCACCTCAATAATGTTATTTACAATATCCTCattgaaaatttgtgtaaagCTGGACAGTTTAAATCTGCAAGGGAACTCTTTCATAGTTTATCAAATAAAGGGTTGCAACCTGATGTGAAGACATACACTATAATGATTAGAGGACTTTTTAGTGAAGGACTTACAAGCGAAGTGAATAAGTTGCTTAAAGTAATGGAAGAAAATGGATGCTCTCCAAATGACTTCACTTATAATACAATAATCAGAGGACTTATTGGTAATAATGAGATGTCAAGGGCAATTCAAGTTTTTCATGAAATGGTGGAGAGGGGTTTCTCTGCTGATGCATCAACCGCAGAGTTGTTAGTTGATTTATTGGCAGATGGTAAATTAGATCTCGATTCCCTGCCATCGATACAGAAGCTTCTGTGA